One Oncorhynchus keta strain PuntledgeMale-10-30-2019 chromosome 11, Oket_V2, whole genome shotgun sequence DNA window includes the following coding sequences:
- the LOC118389799 gene encoding RING finger protein 145-like: protein MALKDKLEAVLNVGLRVPSIMLLEILYRWDVSSFFQKIQRSSLNNNPLFQYKYLALYLHYVGYILSLVLLTLPRQHLVKLYLYVLTALLLFAGHQVSRDYVRSELDSGYEEPLYLEPLSMNRFSTALIAQLVVCTLCSCVMQTKRIWLFSAHLLPLVARLCLVPLETIVFINRFAMIFTGLEVIYFLASNLLVPYNLAKTAYRELVQVVEVYGLLALGMSLWNQLVLPVLFMCFWLVLFALQIYSYFSSRDQPTSRERLLFLFLTSIAECCSTPYSLLGLVFTVSFVALGVLTLCKFYLQGYRAFMNDNTIHRGMTEGITLLILAVQTGLIELQVIHRAFLLSIILFIVVASILQSMLEIADPIVLALGASRDKSLWKHFRAVSLCLFLLIFPAYMAYMICQFFLMDFWLLIIISSSILTSLQVLGTLLIYILFMVEEVRKEPVQNMDDVIYYVNGTYRLLEFLVALVVVAYGVSETVFGEWTVMGSTIIFIHSYYNVWLRAQLGWQSFLLRREAVNKIKSLPTASDLQLKKYNDICAICYQDMTSAVITPCSHFFHAGCLKKWLYVQETCPLCHKQLKSQSQPASATAVPAQDILPANPNPAEAGQGEPVAVEGDKTVTQNGVPVEGSQASPSANPNLELEGKAEENAPGPQQADTVDSVYLEGQVAGLSQGSGESCLRHRQPQQSASSPAAATSSACRAEL, encoded by the exons GTTACATCCTCAGCCTGGTGCTCCTGACTCTGCCTCGTCAACACCTGGTGAAGCTCTACCTGTACGTGCTAACTGCCCTGCTGCTCTTCGCTGGACACCAGGTGTCCAG GGATTATGTCCGCAGTGAGCTGGACTCTGGGTACGAGGAACCGCTCTACCTGGAGCCACTGTCCATGAACCGCTTCTCTACCGCCctcatag ctcagcTGGTGGTGTGCACCCTGTGCTCCTGCGTCATGCAGACCAAGAGGATCTGGCTGTTCTCTGCTCACCTGCTCCCCCTGGTGGCCCGTCTCTGTCTGGTCCCCCTGGAGACCATCGTGTTCATCAACCGCTTTGCCATGATCTTCACGGGCCTCGAGGTCATCTACTTCCTGGCCTCCAACCTGCTGGTGCCCTACAACCTGGCCAAGACCGCCTACAGGGAGCTGGTGCAG GTGGTGGAGGTGTACGGGCTGCTGGCTCTGGGGATGTCCCTGTGGAACCAGCTGGTTCTGCCCGTCCTCTTCATGTGCTTCTGGTTGGTTCTGTTCGCCCTGCAGATCTACAGCTACTTCAGTAGCCGGGACCAGCCCACCTCCAGAGAGCGGCTGCTCTTCCTGTTCCTCACCAG TATTGCAgagtgctgcagcaccccctactccctgctgggcctgGTCTTCACTGTTTCCTTCGTGGCCTTGGGTGTCCTCACCCTCTGCAAGTTCTACCTGCAGGGCTACCGAGCCTTCATGAATGACAACACCATCCACCG GGGGATGACAGAGGGCATCACGTTACTGATCCTGGCTGTCCAGACAGGTCTGATTGAACTGCAGGTCATCCACCGAGCCTTCCTCCTGAGTATCATCCTCTTCATCGTGGTGGCCTCCATCCTACAGTCCATGCTGGAGATAGCTGACCCCATTGTACTGGCTCTAGGGGCCTCCCGGGACAA GAGCCTGTGGAAGCACTTCCGGGCCGTGAGTCTCTGCTTGTTCCTGCTGATCTTCCCAGCCTATATGGCCTACATGATCTGCCAGTTCTTCCTCATGGACTTCTGGCTCCTCATCATCATCTCCTCTAGCATCCTCACCTcactgcag gTGCTGGGTACCCTGCTCATCTACATCTTGTTCATGGTGGAGGAGGTACGTAAGGAGCCCGTACAGAACATGGACGACGTCATCTACTACGTGAACGGAACCTACCGGCTGCTGGAGTTCCTGGTGGCGCTCGTGGTGGTGGCCTACGGCGTGTCAGAGACTGTGTTCGGGGAGTGGACAGTGATGGGCTCCACCATCATCTTCATTCACTCCTACTACAACGTCTGGCTGCGCGCCCAGCTGGGCTGGCAGAGCTTCCTGCTGCGCAGAGAAGCCGTCAACAAGATCAAGAGCCTTCCCACCGCCTCTGACCTGCAGCTGAAGAAGTACAACGACATCTGCGCCATCTgctatcag GACATGACGTCTGCTGTCATCACCCCTTGCAGCCACTTCTTCCACGCTGGCTGTCTCAAGAAGTGGCTTTATGTACAGGAGACCTGCCCCCTCTGTCACAAACAGCTGAAGAGCCAATCACAGCCTGCCAGTGCCACCGCAGTACCCGCCCAGGACATTCTACCAGCCAATCCCAACCCAGCAGAGGCTGGGCAAGGAGAGCCAGTGGCTGTTGAGGGGGACAAAACCGTTACTCAGAACGGTGTTCCTGTTGAAGGGAGCCAAGCCAGCCcctctgctaaccctaacctagaGCTTGAGGGCAAGGCAGAGGAGAATGCCCCGGGCCCCCAGCAGGCTGACACAGTGGACAgtgtgtatttggagggccaggtGGCCGGTCTGTCACAGGGCTCGGGGGAGTCATGTCTCCGGCATCGCCAGCCCCAGCAGTCTGCCTCTTCACCAGCAGCAGCAACATCCTCAGCATGTAGAGCTGAACTCTAG